From the genome of Schaalia dentiphila ATCC 17982, one region includes:
- a CDS encoding xylulokinase: MGERPFVAGVDSSTQSCKVVVWDPVSGEVVREGRAPHPEGTEVDPRAWWDALNEAVAAAGGLDDVRALSVGGQQHGMVVLDERGEVIRPALLWNDTRSAGAARDLIAERAGESSGEAWWADAAGSVPVASLTVTKLRWLADHETDAAQRVAAVCLPHDYLTWRIAGGFERLGLEGLATDRSDASGTGYVDRSGSAYRRDILAQALRCDEERAEHIVLPRIAEPYEVVAHGDEARGWGEIALGPGAGDNAAAALGVDLGPGAAMLSLGTSGVVAAVSESAVSDPSGLVTGFSDASGRWLPLACTLNASRIIDAMRRVTGLGYEEFDEAALSVPDAGGLRLTPYFEGERTPNLPDATATLEGMTLANCDPAHVARAAVEGLLTLMRGALDAVRAQGVPIERVVMVGGGARSRAVRALASGILGAEVEVPSAAEYVALGAAKQAAALNVADLGAGGSDV, from the coding sequence ATGGGCGAGAGGCCTTTCGTTGCGGGTGTCGATTCGTCGACGCAGTCGTGCAAAGTGGTCGTGTGGGATCCGGTGTCGGGCGAGGTGGTGCGCGAGGGCCGAGCGCCGCATCCGGAGGGCACCGAGGTTGATCCACGCGCCTGGTGGGACGCGTTGAACGAGGCCGTGGCTGCGGCCGGCGGGCTGGATGACGTGCGGGCGCTCAGCGTGGGCGGCCAGCAGCACGGAATGGTCGTGCTGGATGAGCGGGGCGAGGTGATTCGTCCGGCGCTGCTGTGGAATGACACGAGGAGCGCGGGCGCGGCTCGGGATTTGATCGCGGAGCGCGCGGGCGAGTCGTCGGGCGAGGCCTGGTGGGCCGATGCCGCGGGCTCGGTTCCGGTCGCGTCGTTAACGGTCACGAAGCTGCGGTGGTTGGCGGATCACGAGACGGATGCGGCCCAGCGCGTGGCCGCGGTGTGCTTGCCGCACGACTATTTGACGTGGCGGATCGCGGGCGGTTTTGAGCGCCTGGGGTTGGAGGGGTTGGCGACGGATCGGTCGGATGCCTCGGGGACGGGGTACGTGGATCGGTCGGGGTCGGCGTATCGGCGTGACATTCTCGCCCAGGCGCTGCGCTGTGACGAGGAGCGGGCCGAGCACATCGTGCTGCCGCGGATCGCGGAACCGTACGAGGTCGTGGCTCACGGGGACGAGGCGCGCGGCTGGGGCGAGATTGCCCTGGGTCCGGGCGCGGGTGATAACGCGGCGGCGGCCCTCGGCGTGGACTTGGGTCCGGGCGCGGCAATGCTGAGCCTGGGGACGTCGGGCGTGGTCGCGGCGGTGTCGGAGTCTGCCGTGTCGGATCCGTCTGGCCTGGTCACGGGCTTTTCGGACGCATCGGGCCGGTGGCTGCCGCTGGCGTGCACGCTGAACGCGTCGCGGATTATCGACGCGATGAGGCGGGTGACGGGCCTGGGGTACGAGGAATTCGACGAGGCCGCCCTGTCGGTTCCGGACGCGGGAGGTCTGCGCCTGACCCCGTACTTCGAAGGCGAACGCACCCCGAATCTGCCGGACGCGACGGCGACATTGGAGGGCATGACGCTGGCGAATTGCGACCCCGCACACGTGGCTCGCGCGGCGGTCGAGGGGCTGCTCACCCTCATGCGCGGGGCTCTGGACGCGGTGCGCGCGCAGGGTGTGCCCATCGAGCGGGTGGTCATGGTCGGCGGCGGAGCGCGGTCGAGAGCAGTTCGGGCCCTGGCCTCGGGCATCCTGGGGGCCGAGGTGGAGGTCCCCTCCGCCGCCGAGTATGTCGCCCTGGGGGCGGCGAAGCAGGCGGCTGCCCTGAACGTGGCGGACCTGGGGGCGGGTGGCTCCGATGTTTGA
- a CDS encoding class II aldolase/adducin family protein codes for MTTSSEDLVAQLIELSNQIGSDTEYTRSGGGNSSAKTGDTLLIKPSGVPLATLREEDLVPLDIPTLLHAFEHPEELPSNEDPVRAAAQLAQRGAFERRPSVEILFHALIPDTLVIHLHPLTANAITCNTRGEELCEQILGEHALWVDYTDPGIPLARLIDERRHAFTATHNTPPPAITLLGNHGIIVSGPTKDAILERIDFLTSSIRTAIDEAGTAFSGSPSRVAEAFRRAAAAPSVALSTEGLSASASAPGGPLIPDQIVYAGSFPVVLEATDTEDIVAAKVSLHRAQHGRAPIVAVIPGLAVAAVGSTNEASDNALHTYLDALRVARDANLLGRVRVMDDRERGFIENWEAESYRQKVAASHGS; via the coding sequence ATGACCACGTCATCTGAAGACCTCGTCGCCCAACTCATCGAACTGTCCAACCAGATCGGTTCGGACACTGAATACACACGCTCGGGGGGCGGCAACTCATCCGCGAAAACAGGCGACACGCTCCTCATTAAGCCCAGCGGCGTTCCACTCGCGACCCTGCGCGAGGAAGACTTGGTCCCCCTCGACATTCCCACCCTTCTGCACGCCTTCGAACATCCTGAAGAGCTTCCCAGCAACGAAGACCCGGTTCGCGCGGCCGCCCAGCTCGCGCAGCGCGGCGCGTTCGAGCGCCGTCCCAGCGTCGAAATCCTCTTCCACGCCCTCATTCCCGACACACTCGTCATTCACCTGCACCCGCTGACAGCCAACGCAATCACATGCAACACGCGCGGCGAGGAGCTCTGCGAGCAGATCCTCGGTGAGCATGCACTGTGGGTCGACTACACGGACCCGGGTATTCCTCTGGCCCGCCTTATTGACGAGCGTCGCCATGCGTTTACTGCCACGCATAACACTCCCCCACCGGCGATCACACTCCTCGGCAATCACGGCATCATCGTGTCAGGCCCGACAAAGGACGCGATTCTCGAGCGGATCGACTTCCTGACGTCCTCGATCCGTACGGCAATCGACGAGGCCGGGACCGCCTTCTCCGGTTCGCCGTCCCGGGTGGCGGAAGCGTTCCGTCGCGCGGCGGCAGCGCCGAGCGTCGCACTGTCGACGGAGGGACTATCAGCGTCTGCTTCAGCTCCTGGCGGTCCATTGATTCCTGATCAGATCGTGTACGCGGGTTCATTCCCCGTTGTTCTGGAGGCGACAGACACGGAGGACATCGTGGCCGCGAAAGTGTCGCTGCACCGTGCCCAGCACGGGCGCGCGCCGATCGTCGCTGTCATTCCCGGACTTGCCGTAGCGGCGGTAGGTAGCACGAACGAGGCCTCAGACAACGCGTTGCACACCTACCTGGATGCATTGCGCGTGGCACGGGATGCGAACCTGCTCGGTCGCGTGCGCGTCATGGATGATCGAGAGCGCGGCTTCATCGAGAACTGGGAGGCTGAGTCCTATCGCCAGAAGGTGGCTGCATCTCACGGTTCCTGA
- a CDS encoding DUF4145 domain-containing protein encodes MASRHCWKCRKEARQTPFGDVIRSFDEQIYMHAYTCDGCGVISVGVASRDYVLHQDCYPEEFFSRDWPRVEWLPQVPLGRNFEDVPPFIADAASEAYKCQSVGAFRAAVLLARTVIEATCKDKDITQGTLKQKIDSLEESRLINPTLAGLSHQVRLMGNEMAHGDLDAAIDAEDCDDLLEFMSALLEEIYQRPISLARRQELNRQRKAERTTQM; translated from the coding sequence ATGGCATCACGACACTGCTGGAAATGTCGCAAGGAAGCGCGGCAGACACCTTTTGGCGATGTAATCCGTTCCTTCGATGAACAGATCTACATGCACGCGTACACTTGCGATGGGTGCGGTGTCATATCGGTTGGCGTGGCGTCACGGGATTACGTGCTCCACCAGGATTGCTACCCGGAGGAGTTCTTTTCTCGAGATTGGCCTCGGGTTGAATGGCTCCCACAAGTACCACTGGGGCGGAACTTTGAAGATGTGCCGCCATTCATTGCGGATGCAGCTTCCGAGGCGTACAAGTGTCAGTCCGTCGGCGCGTTTCGTGCGGCAGTCTTACTAGCTCGAACCGTCATCGAGGCGACCTGCAAGGACAAGGACATCACGCAGGGGACGCTGAAGCAGAAGATCGACAGCCTTGAAGAGTCTCGCTTGATTAATCCGACGCTGGCAGGCCTGTCACATCAGGTTCGATTGATGGGTAATGAGATGGCTCATGGTGATCTCGATGCCGCGATTGATGCGGAGGATTGCGATGACCTTCTCGAGTTTATGAGTGCACTTCTTGAGGAGATCTATCAGCGCCCCATCTCCTTGGCTCGGCGCCAAGAGCTGAATAGACAGCGAAAAGCTGAGCGCACCACGCAGATGTAG